Proteins from one Epinephelus moara isolate mb chromosome 1, YSFRI_EMoa_1.0, whole genome shotgun sequence genomic window:
- the LOC126395092 gene encoding intestinal mucin-like protein isoform X4, which translates to MLYNRTDGLGWCYTVYCNVSCQIETKTNPCATPSTTVPVSPTTPSTTPSTTIVDCSHLVPPRQNGDTWQVDNCTTATCIDGKVVETPHVCATEKPVICANGRTPVKVYDDDGCCSHDECECVCSVWSENHYKTFDGKSYDFYENCSYYLVKEIIPKYNLTIILNNRECSPSDSSFCPKSLTITYESYTVVLTQLKIGETVTFAVYVNQKRVYPAYSNSALRITGTDMAVTLNIPEINTEVIYRESSFSIEIPNSLFGGKTEGQCGTCDNSQTNDCRSPNGQVESCSDSAGQWHVPGTPCVAPTTPPTTTSAPGTTPKRPQTTTPSPCRPAICDILTGSVFEKCHSVISPGDFVKSCVSDNCNYENKTCTSLEAYAAECSNAGVCIDWRNATNGQCEHKCPDNKVYRACGPDVEPTCNDRYNQRFQANDSTNYNKEGCFCPHGTTKFNTVYDTCVTSCDCVGPNGKPKLPGETWVSDCHNCVCDKDSMSIQCEPIKCTEEETNDCSEPGQEMVNVTEGCCTKRRCECNVNLCPKAPTCDLGFELNTTNDGVCCQSFECVPKGVCVYDMTEYEPGEKIPTDEEPTEQPGTTAGPSGTTRAPSGTQGPSGTQGPSGTQGPSGTTRAPSGTQGPSGTQGPSGTQGPSGTQGPSGTQGPSGTQGPSGTQGPSGTTRAPSGTQGPSGTQGPLGTQGPSGTQGPSGTQGPSGTQGPSGTQGPSGTQGPSGTQGPSGTQGPSGTQGPSGTQGPSGTQGPSGTTRAPSGTQGPSGTQGPLGTRGPSGTTRTPSGTTRAPFKPGPCQECYCGPKMDPVTKLNIITCTPIVCDTNCADGYEYEADPKKCCGKCVQKSCIFTTPDNTMKVIEVNGTYVPPGDKCVKYTCEKINGQFFTKETTTSCPHYDPSECEPGTETTDANGCCKSCKLKSVCEVKSKETVIEVNNCRSPQPVNMTSCAGQCGSSSIYSAAANTMMHQCECCREAKTSQRQVELTCADGSKVQHSYTMVETCSCAKAECVPGVTSKPQRRRRR; encoded by the exons ATGTTATACAACCGCACTGATGGCCTGGGGTGGTGTTACACTGTATATTGCAATGTAAGTTGTCAAATTGAGACCAAGACCAATCCATGTGCAACACCATCTACAACTGTTCCTGTCTCTCCTACCACTCCATCAACAACCCCATCTACAACTATCGTGGACTGCAGTCATTTGGTTCCACCACGACAG AATGGAGACACCTGGCAGGTCGACAACTGCACCACAGCTACCTGTATCGATGGCAAAGTCGTGGAGACACCTCATGTCTGTGCCACAGAAAAACCAGTCATCTGTGCCAATGGACGCACACCTGTCAAAGTCTATGATGATGACGGATGCTGTTCCCACGATGAATGTGAAT GTGTGTGCAGTGTCTGGTCTGAAAACCACTACAAGACATTCGACGGAAAATCATACGATTTCTACGAGAACTGCTCCTACTATCTGGTCAAAGAGATTATACCCAAATATAACCTGACTATTATATTAAATAACCGTGAGTGTAGCCCTTCAGACAGCTCTTTCTGTCCCAAGTCTCTCACTATTACATACGAATCCTATACGGTGGTGTTGACTCAGTTGAAGATTGGAGAAACAGTAACTTTTGCG GTGTATGTGAATCAGAAACGTGTCTATCCTGCCTACAGCAATTCTGCCCTACGCATCACCGGCACAGATATGGCGGTCACATTGAATATACCGGAAATCAACACAGAAGTGATCTATAGGGAATCCTCATTCAGCATTGAGATTCCTAATTCCCTCTTTGGCGGCAAAACTGAGGGACAGTGTG GAACCTGTGACAACTCCCAGACAAACGACTGTCGTTCTCCAAATGGCCAGGTGGAAAGCTGCTCAGACTCTGCAGGCCAGTGGCACGTCCCAGGTACACCCTGTGTCGCCCCAACAACCCCACCAACGACTACGTCAGCACCCGGGACCACCCCAAAACGTCCACAAACGACAACACCGTCCCCTTGCAGACCTGCCATTTGTGATATCCTAACTGGCAG TGTTTTTGAGAAGTGCCACTCAGTTATATCCCCAGGAGATTTTGTGAAATCCTGTGTGTCTGACAATTGCAACTATGAAAACAAAACCTGCACCAGCCTGGAGGCTTATGCCGCTGAGTGTTCTAATGCAGGAGTCTGTATCGACTGGAGGAATGCTACTAACGGGCAGTGTG AGCACAAGTGTCCAGATAACAAAGTGTACAGGGCCTGTGGACCTGATGTAGAGCCTACTTGCAATGACAG ATATAACCAAAGGTTCCAGGCAAATGACAGCACTAACTACAATAAGGAGGGTTGCTTCTGTCCTCATGGCACCACAAAGTTCAACACAGTCTATGACACATGTGTTACCTCCTGCG ATTGTGTTGGACCTAATGGAAAACCCAAACTG CCTGGTGAAACATGGGTAAGTGACTGccacaactgtgtgtgtgacaaggATTCAATGAGCATCCAGTGCGAGCCTATTAAGTGCACAGAAGAAGAGACCAACGACTGCAGCGAACCTGGTCAGGAGATGGTCAACGTGACAGAGGGATGCTGCACAAAACGTAGATGTG AATGCAACGTCAACCTGTGTCCCAAAGCTCCCACTTGCGACTTGGGCTTCGAACTCAACACCACCAATGACGGCGTCTGTTGCCAATCCTTCGAGTGCG ttCCTAAAGGTGTATGTGTCTACGACATGACTGAGTACGAG CCTGGTGAGAAGATACCCACTGATGAAGAGCCAACAGAAcaaccaggaacaacagcaggGCCATCAGGAACAACAAGAGCGCCATCAGGAACACAAGGTCCATCAGGAACACAAGGACCATCAGGAACACAAGGACCATCAGGAACAACAAGAGCACCATCAGGAACACAGGGTCCATCAGGAACGCAAGGACCATCAGGAACACAAGGACCATCAGGAACACAAG GACCATCAGGAACACAAGGTCCATCAGGAACACAAGGACCAT CAGGAACACAGGGACCATCCGGAACAACAAGAGCACCATCAGGAACACAGGGACCATCAGGAACACAAGGTCCACTGGGAACACAGGGTCCATCAGGAACACAGGGACCATCAGGTACACAAGGTCCATCGGGAACACAGGGTCCATCAGGAACACAGGGTCCATCAGGAACACAGGGACCATCAGGTACACAAGGACCATCAGGAACACAGGGTCCATCAGGAACACAAGGTCCATCAGGAACACAAGGACCATCAGGAACACAGGGACCATCCGGAACAACAAGAGCACCATCAGGAACACAGGGACCATCAGGAACACAAGGTCCATTGGGAACACGGGGACCCTCAGGAACAACAAGAACTCCATCAGGAACAACAAGAGCACCTTTCAAACCTGGACCCTGCCAGGAGTGTTACTGTGGCCCCAAAATGGATCCTGTCACCAAACTCAACATCATTACCTGCACACCTATTGTCTGCGACACAAATTGCGCTGAT GGTTACGAATATGAGGCTGATCCCAAAAAGTGCTGCGGAAAGTGTGTTCAGAAGAGCTGTATTTTCACCACACCTGACAACACAATGAAAGTCATTGAG GTCAATGGCACTTACGTTCCACCTGGTGACAAGTGTGTGAAATACACCTGTGAGAAGATCAATGGACAGTTTTTCACCAAGGAAACCACGACCTCTTGTCCACACTATGACCCCTCTGAGTGTGAACCT GGCACCGAGACAACTGACGCTAATGGATGCTGCAAGAGCT gcaAGCTGAAGAGCGTCTGTGAGGTCAAGAGTAAGGAGACAGTCATCGAGGTGAACAACTGCAGGAGCCCGCAGCCCGTCAACATGACGTCCTGCGCCGGACAATGTGGAAGCTCGTCCAT ataCTCTGCAGCAGCTAACACCATGATGCACCAGTGCGAGTGTTGCCGAGAAGCCAAAACCAGTCAGAGGCAGGTGGAGCTGACCTGCGCCGACGGCTCCAAGGTCCAGCACAGCTACACCATGGTGGAGACGTGCAGCTGCGCCAAAGCAGAGTGTGTGCCAGGAGTAACATCCAAACCACAGCGCCGCAGGAGGCGTTGA
- the LOC126395092 gene encoding intestinal mucin-like protein isoform X17, protein MLYNRTDGLGWCYTVYCNVSCQIETKTNPCATPSTTVPVSPTTPSTTPSTTIVDCSHLVPPRQNGDTWQVDNCTTATCIDGKVVETPHVCATEKPVICANGRTPVKVYDDDGCCSHDECECVCSVWSENHYKTFDGKSYDFYENCSYYLVKEIIPKYNLTIILNNRECSPSDSSFCPKSLTITYESYTVVLTQLKIGETVTFAVYVNQKRVYPAYSNSALRITGTDMAVTLNIPEINTEVIYRESSFSIEIPNSLFGGKTEGQCGTCDNSQTNDCRSPNGQVESCSDSAGQWHVPGTPCVAPTTPPTTTSAPGTTPKRPQTTTPSPCRPAICDILTGSVFEKCHSVISPGDFVKSCVSDNCNYENKTCTSLEAYAAECSNAGVCIDWRNATNGQCEHKCPDNKVYRACGPDVEPTCNDRYNQRFQANDSTNYNKEGCFCPHGTTKFNTVYDTCVTSCDCVGPNGKPKLPGETWVSDCHNCVCDKDSMSIQCEPIKCTEEETNDCSEPGQEMVNVTEGCCTKRRCECNVNLCPKAPTCDLGFELNTTNDGVCCQSFECVPKGVCVYDMTEYEPGEKIPTDEEPTEQPGTTAGPSGTTRAPSGTQGPSGTQGPSGTQGPSGTTRAPSGTQGPSGTQGPSGTQGPSGTQGPSGTQGPSGTQGPSGTQGPSGTQGPSGTQGPSGTTRAPSGTQGPSGTQGPLGTQGPSGTQGPSGTTRAPSGTQGPSGTQGPLGTRGPSGTTRTPSGTTRAPFKPGPCQECYCGPKMDPVTKLNIITCTPIVCDTNCADGYEYEADPKKCCGKCVQKSCIFTTPDNTMKVIEVNGTYVPPGDKCVKYTCEKINGQFFTKETTTSCPHYDPSECEPGTETTDANGCCKSCKLKSVCEVKSKETVIEVNNCRSPQPVNMTSCAGQCGSSSIYSAAANTMMHQCECCREAKTSQRQVELTCADGSKVQHSYTMVETCSCAKAECVPGVTSKPQRRRRR, encoded by the exons ATGTTATACAACCGCACTGATGGCCTGGGGTGGTGTTACACTGTATATTGCAATGTAAGTTGTCAAATTGAGACCAAGACCAATCCATGTGCAACACCATCTACAACTGTTCCTGTCTCTCCTACCACTCCATCAACAACCCCATCTACAACTATCGTGGACTGCAGTCATTTGGTTCCACCACGACAG AATGGAGACACCTGGCAGGTCGACAACTGCACCACAGCTACCTGTATCGATGGCAAAGTCGTGGAGACACCTCATGTCTGTGCCACAGAAAAACCAGTCATCTGTGCCAATGGACGCACACCTGTCAAAGTCTATGATGATGACGGATGCTGTTCCCACGATGAATGTGAAT GTGTGTGCAGTGTCTGGTCTGAAAACCACTACAAGACATTCGACGGAAAATCATACGATTTCTACGAGAACTGCTCCTACTATCTGGTCAAAGAGATTATACCCAAATATAACCTGACTATTATATTAAATAACCGTGAGTGTAGCCCTTCAGACAGCTCTTTCTGTCCCAAGTCTCTCACTATTACATACGAATCCTATACGGTGGTGTTGACTCAGTTGAAGATTGGAGAAACAGTAACTTTTGCG GTGTATGTGAATCAGAAACGTGTCTATCCTGCCTACAGCAATTCTGCCCTACGCATCACCGGCACAGATATGGCGGTCACATTGAATATACCGGAAATCAACACAGAAGTGATCTATAGGGAATCCTCATTCAGCATTGAGATTCCTAATTCCCTCTTTGGCGGCAAAACTGAGGGACAGTGTG GAACCTGTGACAACTCCCAGACAAACGACTGTCGTTCTCCAAATGGCCAGGTGGAAAGCTGCTCAGACTCTGCAGGCCAGTGGCACGTCCCAGGTACACCCTGTGTCGCCCCAACAACCCCACCAACGACTACGTCAGCACCCGGGACCACCCCAAAACGTCCACAAACGACAACACCGTCCCCTTGCAGACCTGCCATTTGTGATATCCTAACTGGCAG TGTTTTTGAGAAGTGCCACTCAGTTATATCCCCAGGAGATTTTGTGAAATCCTGTGTGTCTGACAATTGCAACTATGAAAACAAAACCTGCACCAGCCTGGAGGCTTATGCCGCTGAGTGTTCTAATGCAGGAGTCTGTATCGACTGGAGGAATGCTACTAACGGGCAGTGTG AGCACAAGTGTCCAGATAACAAAGTGTACAGGGCCTGTGGACCTGATGTAGAGCCTACTTGCAATGACAG ATATAACCAAAGGTTCCAGGCAAATGACAGCACTAACTACAATAAGGAGGGTTGCTTCTGTCCTCATGGCACCACAAAGTTCAACACAGTCTATGACACATGTGTTACCTCCTGCG ATTGTGTTGGACCTAATGGAAAACCCAAACTG CCTGGTGAAACATGGGTAAGTGACTGccacaactgtgtgtgtgacaaggATTCAATGAGCATCCAGTGCGAGCCTATTAAGTGCACAGAAGAAGAGACCAACGACTGCAGCGAACCTGGTCAGGAGATGGTCAACGTGACAGAGGGATGCTGCACAAAACGTAGATGTG AATGCAACGTCAACCTGTGTCCCAAAGCTCCCACTTGCGACTTGGGCTTCGAACTCAACACCACCAATGACGGCGTCTGTTGCCAATCCTTCGAGTGCG ttCCTAAAGGTGTATGTGTCTACGACATGACTGAGTACGAG CCTGGTGAGAAGATACCCACTGATGAAGAGCCAACAGAAcaaccaggaacaacagcaggGCCATCAGGAACAACAAGAGCGCCATCAGGAACACAAGGTCCATCAGGAACACAAGGACCATCAGGAACACAAGGACCATCAGGAACAACAAGAGCACCATCAGGAACACAGGGTCCATCAGGAACGCAAGGACCATCAGGAACACAAGGACCATCAGGAACACAAGGCCCATCAGGAACACAAGGA CCATCAGGAACACAAGGACCATCAGGAACACAAGGTCCATCAGGAACACAAGGACCAT CAGGAACACAGGGACCATCCGGAACAACAAGAGCACCATCAGGAACACAGGGACCATCAGGAACACAAGGTCCACTGGGAACACAGG GACCATCAGGAACACAGGGACCATCCGGAACAACAAGAGCACCATCAGGAACACAGGGACCATCAGGAACACAAGGTCCATTGGGAACACGGGGACCCTCAGGAACAACAAGAACTCCATCAGGAACAACAAGAGCACCTTTCAAACCTGGACCCTGCCAGGAGTGTTACTGTGGCCCCAAAATGGATCCTGTCACCAAACTCAACATCATTACCTGCACACCTATTGTCTGCGACACAAATTGCGCTGAT GGTTACGAATATGAGGCTGATCCCAAAAAGTGCTGCGGAAAGTGTGTTCAGAAGAGCTGTATTTTCACCACACCTGACAACACAATGAAAGTCATTGAG GTCAATGGCACTTACGTTCCACCTGGTGACAAGTGTGTGAAATACACCTGTGAGAAGATCAATGGACAGTTTTTCACCAAGGAAACCACGACCTCTTGTCCACACTATGACCCCTCTGAGTGTGAACCT GGCACCGAGACAACTGACGCTAATGGATGCTGCAAGAGCT gcaAGCTGAAGAGCGTCTGTGAGGTCAAGAGTAAGGAGACAGTCATCGAGGTGAACAACTGCAGGAGCCCGCAGCCCGTCAACATGACGTCCTGCGCCGGACAATGTGGAAGCTCGTCCAT ataCTCTGCAGCAGCTAACACCATGATGCACCAGTGCGAGTGTTGCCGAGAAGCCAAAACCAGTCAGAGGCAGGTGGAGCTGACCTGCGCCGACGGCTCCAAGGTCCAGCACAGCTACACCATGGTGGAGACGTGCAGCTGCGCCAAAGCAGAGTGTGTGCCAGGAGTAACATCCAAACCACAGCGCCGCAGGAGGCGTTGA
- the LOC126395092 gene encoding intestinal mucin-like protein isoform X27, which translates to MLYNRTDGLGWCYTVYCNVSCQIETKTNPCATPSTTVPVSPTTPSTTPSTTIVDCSHLVPPRQNGDTWQVDNCTTATCIDGKVVETPHVCATEKPVICANGRTPVKVYDDDGCCSHDECECVCSVWSENHYKTFDGKSYDFYENCSYYLVKEIIPKYNLTIILNNRECSPSDSSFCPKSLTITYESYTVVLTQLKIGETVTFAVYVNQKRVYPAYSNSALRITGTDMAVTLNIPEINTEVIYRESSFSIEIPNSLFGGKTEGQCGTCDNSQTNDCRSPNGQVESCSDSAGQWHVPGTPCVAPTTPPTTTSAPGTTPKRPQTTTPSPCRPAICDILTGSVFEKCHSVISPGDFVKSCVSDNCNYENKTCTSLEAYAAECSNAGVCIDWRNATNGQCEHKCPDNKVYRACGPDVEPTCNDRYNQRFQANDSTNYNKEGCFCPHGTTKFNTVYDTCVTSCDCVGPNGKPKLPGETWVSDCHNCVCDKDSMSIQCEPIKCTEEETNDCSEPGQEMVNVTEGCCTKRRCECNVNLCPKAPTCDLGFELNTTNDGVCCQSFECVPKGVCVYDMTEYEPGEKIPTDEEPTEQPGTTAGPSGTTRAPSGTQGPSGTQGPSGTQGPSGTTRAPSGTQGPSGTQGPSGTQGPSGTQGPSGTQGPSGTTRAPSGTQGPSGTQGPLGTRGPSGTTRTPSGTTRAPFKPGPCQECYCGPKMDPVTKLNIITCTPIVCDTNCADGYEYEADPKKCCGKCVQKSCIFTTPDNTMKVIEVNGTYVPPGDKCVKYTCEKINGQFFTKETTTSCPHYDPSECEPGTETTDANGCCKSCKLKSVCEVKSKETVIEVNNCRSPQPVNMTSCAGQCGSSSIYSAAANTMMHQCECCREAKTSQRQVELTCADGSKVQHSYTMVETCSCAKAECVPGVTSKPQRRRRR; encoded by the exons ATGTTATACAACCGCACTGATGGCCTGGGGTGGTGTTACACTGTATATTGCAATGTAAGTTGTCAAATTGAGACCAAGACCAATCCATGTGCAACACCATCTACAACTGTTCCTGTCTCTCCTACCACTCCATCAACAACCCCATCTACAACTATCGTGGACTGCAGTCATTTGGTTCCACCACGACAG AATGGAGACACCTGGCAGGTCGACAACTGCACCACAGCTACCTGTATCGATGGCAAAGTCGTGGAGACACCTCATGTCTGTGCCACAGAAAAACCAGTCATCTGTGCCAATGGACGCACACCTGTCAAAGTCTATGATGATGACGGATGCTGTTCCCACGATGAATGTGAAT GTGTGTGCAGTGTCTGGTCTGAAAACCACTACAAGACATTCGACGGAAAATCATACGATTTCTACGAGAACTGCTCCTACTATCTGGTCAAAGAGATTATACCCAAATATAACCTGACTATTATATTAAATAACCGTGAGTGTAGCCCTTCAGACAGCTCTTTCTGTCCCAAGTCTCTCACTATTACATACGAATCCTATACGGTGGTGTTGACTCAGTTGAAGATTGGAGAAACAGTAACTTTTGCG GTGTATGTGAATCAGAAACGTGTCTATCCTGCCTACAGCAATTCTGCCCTACGCATCACCGGCACAGATATGGCGGTCACATTGAATATACCGGAAATCAACACAGAAGTGATCTATAGGGAATCCTCATTCAGCATTGAGATTCCTAATTCCCTCTTTGGCGGCAAAACTGAGGGACAGTGTG GAACCTGTGACAACTCCCAGACAAACGACTGTCGTTCTCCAAATGGCCAGGTGGAAAGCTGCTCAGACTCTGCAGGCCAGTGGCACGTCCCAGGTACACCCTGTGTCGCCCCAACAACCCCACCAACGACTACGTCAGCACCCGGGACCACCCCAAAACGTCCACAAACGACAACACCGTCCCCTTGCAGACCTGCCATTTGTGATATCCTAACTGGCAG TGTTTTTGAGAAGTGCCACTCAGTTATATCCCCAGGAGATTTTGTGAAATCCTGTGTGTCTGACAATTGCAACTATGAAAACAAAACCTGCACCAGCCTGGAGGCTTATGCCGCTGAGTGTTCTAATGCAGGAGTCTGTATCGACTGGAGGAATGCTACTAACGGGCAGTGTG AGCACAAGTGTCCAGATAACAAAGTGTACAGGGCCTGTGGACCTGATGTAGAGCCTACTTGCAATGACAG ATATAACCAAAGGTTCCAGGCAAATGACAGCACTAACTACAATAAGGAGGGTTGCTTCTGTCCTCATGGCACCACAAAGTTCAACACAGTCTATGACACATGTGTTACCTCCTGCG ATTGTGTTGGACCTAATGGAAAACCCAAACTG CCTGGTGAAACATGGGTAAGTGACTGccacaactgtgtgtgtgacaaggATTCAATGAGCATCCAGTGCGAGCCTATTAAGTGCACAGAAGAAGAGACCAACGACTGCAGCGAACCTGGTCAGGAGATGGTCAACGTGACAGAGGGATGCTGCACAAAACGTAGATGTG AATGCAACGTCAACCTGTGTCCCAAAGCTCCCACTTGCGACTTGGGCTTCGAACTCAACACCACCAATGACGGCGTCTGTTGCCAATCCTTCGAGTGCG ttCCTAAAGGTGTATGTGTCTACGACATGACTGAGTACGAG CCTGGTGAGAAGATACCCACTGATGAAGAGCCAACAGAAcaaccaggaacaacagcaggGCCATCAGGAACAACAAGAGCGCCATCAGGAACACAAGGTCCATCAGGAACACAAGGACCATCAGGAACACAAGGACCATCAGGAACAACAAGAGCACCATCAGGAACACAGG GACCATCAGGAACACAGGGTCCATCAGGAACACAAGGTCCATCAGGAACACAAGGACCATCAGGAACACAGGGACCATCCGGAACAACAAGAGCACCATCAGGAACACAGGGACCATCAGGAACACAAGGTCCATTGGGAACACGGGGACCCTCAGGAACAACAAGAACTCCATCAGGAACAACAAGAGCACCTTTCAAACCTGGACCCTGCCAGGAGTGTTACTGTGGCCCCAAAATGGATCCTGTCACCAAACTCAACATCATTACCTGCACACCTATTGTCTGCGACACAAATTGCGCTGAT GGTTACGAATATGAGGCTGATCCCAAAAAGTGCTGCGGAAAGTGTGTTCAGAAGAGCTGTATTTTCACCACACCTGACAACACAATGAAAGTCATTGAG GTCAATGGCACTTACGTTCCACCTGGTGACAAGTGTGTGAAATACACCTGTGAGAAGATCAATGGACAGTTTTTCACCAAGGAAACCACGACCTCTTGTCCACACTATGACCCCTCTGAGTGTGAACCT GGCACCGAGACAACTGACGCTAATGGATGCTGCAAGAGCT gcaAGCTGAAGAGCGTCTGTGAGGTCAAGAGTAAGGAGACAGTCATCGAGGTGAACAACTGCAGGAGCCCGCAGCCCGTCAACATGACGTCCTGCGCCGGACAATGTGGAAGCTCGTCCAT ataCTCTGCAGCAGCTAACACCATGATGCACCAGTGCGAGTGTTGCCGAGAAGCCAAAACCAGTCAGAGGCAGGTGGAGCTGACCTGCGCCGACGGCTCCAAGGTCCAGCACAGCTACACCATGGTGGAGACGTGCAGCTGCGCCAAAGCAGAGTGTGTGCCAGGAGTAACATCCAAACCACAGCGCCGCAGGAGGCGTTGA